The Thermus thermamylovorans genome contains the following window.
CCGGGAGGCCTATCTTCAGGACGCCTCCGACATCCACGTGGAGCCCCGCCAGTCCGACGTCCTGGTGCGCCTGCGCATCGACGGGAACCTGCGCCAGTACACCACCCTGCCCAAGGGCGCCCTGGCCCCGGTGATCAGCGTTATCAAGATCATGGGCGGGCTCAACATCGCGGAAAAACGTCTCCCCCAGGACGGCCGGGTGCGCTACCGGGAAGGGGCCATCGATCTAGACCTGCGCCTTTCCACCCTGCCCACGGTCTACGGGGAGAAGGCGGTGATGCGCCTCCTGAAAAAGGCCGCGGACATCCCGGAGATCGAGGGCCTGGGCTTCGCCCCGGGGGTCTTTGAGCGCTTTCAGGAGGTCATCCACAAGCCCTACGGCATCTTCCTCATCACCGGGCCCACCGGGTCGGGGAAAAGCTTCACCACCTTCTCCATCCTCAAGCGCATCGCCACCCCCGACAAGAACACCCAGACCATCGAGGACCCCGTGGAGTACGAGATCCCGGGCATCAACCAGACGCAGGTGAACCCCCAGGCCGGGCTCACCTTCGCCCGGGCCCTAAGGGCCTTCCTCAGGCAGGACCCCGACATCATCATGGTGGGGGAGATCCGCGACTCGGAAACCGCCAAGATCGCCACCGAGGCCGCCCTCACCGGGCACCTGGTCATCGCCACCCTGCACACCAACGACGCCGCCCAGGCCATTACCCGCCTGGACGAGATGGGGGTGGAGCTCTTCAACATTTCGGCCGCCCTGATCGGCGTTCTCTCCCAGCGGCTGGTGCGGAAGATCTGCGACCGGTGCAAGGTGGAGGTGAAGCCCGACCCCGAGGTCCTGCGCCGCCTGGGGCTCTCCGAGGAGGAGATAGGGGGGGCCAAGCTCCACAAAGGCATGGGCTGCGAACGCTGCGGGGGCACCGGCTACCGGGGGCGCTACGCCATCCACGAGCTTTTGGCGGTGGACGACGAGATCCGCCACGCCATCGTGGCGGGAAAGTCGGCCACGGAGATCAAGGAGATCGCCCGCCAGAAGGGCATGAAGACCCTGCGGGAAGACGGCATCTACAAGGCCCTCCAGGGGATCACCACCCTAGAGGAGGTGCTGGCGCGTACCATTGAGTGAAGGAGGAAAGTATGGCTAAAACGCCCGACATCGTGGATCTCCTGACCCTGGCCGTGGAGCGGGGGGCCAGCGACCTGGTCATCACTGTGGGCCTTCCCCCCATGATCAAGGTGGACGGGGAGTTCCACCCCACGGAGCACGAGCCCCTCTCCCCCCAGGACACCCGCCGCCTCATGTACGCCCTCATGGACGAGAAGCAGCAGCGCATCTTTGAGGAGGAAAAGGAGCTGGACTTCTCCTTCAGCCTCCCAGGCAAGGGGCGTTACCGGGTGAACATCTTCCTGCAGCGGGGAAGCGTGGGAGGGGTTTTGCGGGTGGTGCCTGCGATCATCAAGGGATTCGAGGAACTGGGCCTACCCAAGGGGATCGCCGAGATCGCCTTGAGCCCCCGGGGCCTGGTCTTGGTCACGGGGCCCACGGGAAGCGGGAAGAGCACCACCTTGGCCTCCATGATCGACTACATCAACGAGCGCAAGCCGGTGCACATCGTGACCATCGAGGATCCCATCGAGTTCTTCCACCGGCACAAGAAGGCCATCATCAACCAGCGGGAGATCGGGGCCGACACCCACGGCTTCCACAAGGCCCTGAGGAGCGTCCTGCGCCAGGCCCCGGACGTGATCCTGGTGGGGGAGATGCGGGACTACGAGACCATCGCCGCCGCCATCACCGCCGCCGAGACCGGGCACCTGGTCATGGGCACCCTGCACACCAACTCCGCCCCCGAGACGGTCGACCGCATCATCGACGTCTTCCCGGAAAACCAGCAGGAGCAGGTGCGGGTGCAGCTCTCCAACAACCTGGTGGCCGTCCTCACCCAGCAGCTCCTGCCCAAGGCCTTCGGGGGCGGTCGGGTCCTGGCTTACGAGCTCATGATCGCCACCCCTGCGGTAAGGGCTTTGATCCGGGAGGGCAAAAGCCACCAGCTCCGGAGCGTCATCCAGACCGGGGGCCAGTACGGGATGATCACCATGGATGCCTGCCTGGCGGATCTCTACCGGCGCAAGCTCATCACCTACGAGCTGGGCCTCTCGCGGGCGGTGGACCCCAAGGAGTTCATGCGTCTGGCGGGGGTGGAGGAGGGGGCCAAGCGCTAAAACCCCTGTCTGAGGCCAGGGTGAAAGGCAAACCCCGGCGGCCGGCCCTTATGTCGAGGGTAGCGGGCGAGGGAAAAGCCCCTTCCTGGTAGACTGGAGGTCATGTACGAAGCCGTCATCGGCCTCGAGGTCCACCTGCACCTGAAGACA
Protein-coding sequences here:
- a CDS encoding type IV pilus twitching motility protein PilT translates to MAKTPDIVDLLTLAVERGASDLVITVGLPPMIKVDGEFHPTEHEPLSPQDTRRLMYALMDEKQQRIFEEEKELDFSFSLPGKGRYRVNIFLQRGSVGGVLRVVPAIIKGFEELGLPKGIAEIALSPRGLVLVTGPTGSGKSTTLASMIDYINERKPVHIVTIEDPIEFFHRHKKAIINQREIGADTHGFHKALRSVLRQAPDVILVGEMRDYETIAAAITAAETGHLVMGTLHTNSAPETVDRIIDVFPENQQEQVRVQLSNNLVAVLTQQLLPKAFGGGRVLAYELMIATPAVRALIREGKSHQLRSVIQTGGQYGMITMDACLADLYRRKLITYELGLSRAVDPKEFMRLAGVEEGAKR